One Ensifer adhaerens genomic window, AGTCACCTGCAAGGGCAGCGCGCGCGGAGCGCACGGCCAGATCGATGTCCTCCCGGGTTCCCCGGGCAATGCGTGCGAACTCCTGGCCGTTGGAGGGATCCCGCACGGGGATGAACTCGCCGCTCGATGCATCCTGCCAAGTGTTTGCGATGAAATTGCCGTAGGTCTTCACGTCATGCCTCTTTATCAGTCTCGCGCGCCTCAAGGAGCGCTTTCAATCTCGTTGCTGTCGCGTTGATATGGGCGCGTGCCAGTTTCTCGGCCTCGTCGAGGTTGCGCGCTGCAATTGCCTCGACGATCAGCGCGTGTTCGGCGACGGCGGCGCTGGCGCGCTCGCTGGACAGCGAGAAGGCCGGCGCAAAGACCTGCGAAGTCATGCGTAGCAGCGGTCCGAGCGGCGCCAGTGACATGTTACGCGAGGCGGAAACGATTGCCTCGTGAAAGTCGACGTTGGACTGGGTATAGGCGCCCGGATCCCAGCTTTCGACGACCTTGCGCTGCCGTTCGACCTGTTTGGCGAGGTCCTTGATTTCGGCCGATGTCGCACGCTCGGCGGCGTTGCGCGCAGCAACCCCGTCCATCGCCTCACGCACCGCGTAGGCGTCGAGCAGCTTCGGCAGGTCGGCCGTTGCGACCCTCACACCGCTGCCCGGCTTGTTGACGACAAGGCCATCGCGCTCCAGCACCCGCAAGGCTTCGCGCAGCGGCGTGCGGCTGATGCCGAACTCGGCGGCGATCCGCTCCTGGCGCAGCGTCGCGCCCGGCGCATAGACGCCGGCATAGATGCGTTCGCGAAGCGCCTGTGCCACTTCGTCGAGAAGGCGTGACTGGCTTCGCCATTCGAAAGATTGGTTCATCGATCCCTCCCAAGATCGAGGCAAATTGTATCCAGGATACAGGCCGTGTCAATCCGGCGATGAGGCATAAGCCCCACGGATTTTCAATCAGCGAGGGCCAGGATGCAGGCCTCGGCCAATCGCGACCGACGCGGGCGCGTTGACGAGTGGCTCGTCGCGGCTTCTATTAGGAGCAGCTGTGGTGGGAGGCTGGCCGTGCAGATGCTTGATTGGATTGCGATTATCCTATTTTCCGTAACCTGGGTGGCATTGGAGCCGATGATGGCGCTTGGCTGGCCGCGCCGGACAGACAGCCTGATGCTGGACATGGTGCGTATCAGGCAGGCCTGGATGCGCGAGGTCCTGACACGGGACACCAATTTCATCGGCGATGCCGCCATCCTCGGTCACACGATCAACTCGGCCTCGTTTTTCGGTTCGGCCAATCTCATCGTCATCGTCGCCATGAGCAGTGCGCTTTTCATTCAGCCGACGATCGGCCTTCAGTCGGGGATCATCGCGATGTTCGCGCCGATCGAACCGCTGTGGCTGTTCCAATGCAAGGTTCTCCTCGTCATGGCCACATTGCTGCGAGGGCTTTCCGAATTCATCTGGGCGGTCCGGCAGATCAACTATTGCCTTGCGGCAATCGGAGCCAGCCCGTCGCGGGACGAAGCCCGGGACATCGCCGCCTGGACCCACGCCTTGTCGCTGATGATCAATCCGGCCCTTCGCTCTTTCAGCCAGGGTGTTCGCTCCTACTACTTCACCGTTGCTGCGGCTCTCTGGTTCTTGGGCCCGATCGCGTTTCTCGTCGCTATCGTCGGCTCGGTGGGACTTCTCGTCTGGAGACACAGCTGGTCGGATACGGCAAAGGGCGTGATGGAGGTGCGCAAGCTGCTGGATGAGGGGCATCTGGCGGTTCGCGCGGGCGAAGCAGAGGCCCAGGTGGCGGCCCGCTCCCTGACGGCCGGCGAGAACTGACCCTCCGCCCGACCGGGCCTGCTGCCGTGGGCACTGCTTCGCACAGCGCCCGCCTTGCAAAAGGAACCGGTTGGCAAGCGACCAGCGCGATACCATCTAGAGAGTCTTGAAACGTCCGAAGGGGAACAGTCATGTCTGATAAGTCGATCAAGTTCCCCGGTCCCGACCATCCGATCACCATCGACCGAAATCCGGAGCGCGTCGTCGTCAAGCTCGGCGGTCGCGTCGTCGCCGACACGCGCAATGCCCTGATATTGCGCGAGGCGTCCTATCCGTCGGTGCAATACATTCCGCGTGAGGATGTCGACATGTCGCTGCTCGAGCGCAGCGATCACACCTCCCACTGCCCTTACAAAGGTGACGCTTCCTTTTACAGCATCGCGATCGGCGACCAGCTGTCGAAGAACGCCGTCTGGACCTATGAAGACCCGCATGCTGCGGTTGCCGACATCAGAAACCGGCTGGCCTTCTATCCGGACCGGGTGGATTCGATCGAAGAGTCTCGGCCCTAGGCGGGAAAGGGCGCGGGGTGGTCGGTTGCTCGCAGCGTGAGGATCGCTGCGTTGAGTGGCGTGGCCTCACTCGCTCCGAATCCGGAACGTTTCGCGCACCGCCCTCAGGAATCCTGCCACTTTCGGCAGATCACCCAGTTGCTGATGATAGAGATAGTAGAGGTGTGTAGCCGGCCCGGACCATTCGGCAAGAACCGGAACCAGCCGTCCCGCGGCAAGACCGTCGGCAGCAAGCGCATCGCTGAGCATGCCGATGCCGAGGCCCTCGGCGATCAGCCGTTCCCCAATGGCCGGATCGTCGACGACGATCGCCGGTGGGCGCTCAAGCGTGAAAATCCGGCTGCCGTCCGAGAGCACCCAGTGGGCGAGTTCCCGCCGCATGCGGGTCCTATGTGACACCAGGGCGACATGCATCAGGTCTTCAGGTGACGAGAGGGATTTTCCGTCGCAGTAGGCTGGCGCGGCGTAAAGGCGTTGTTCGATCGATCCGATCTTGCGATAGATCATCTCGCTGTCGACCGGCTCGCCCATTCGGAGCGCGACGTCGACGCTTTCGCCGATCAGATCGACATTGTTGTGTGTCGTCTGCAGATCGACCTGAACCTCCGGGCAAAGCTCCGCATAGCGCTTCAGGATCGGCGGCAGGAAGGTGCGGGCAAAGGCGACGGATGTGGCCACCCGCAGTCGCCCACGGGCGGTGCCATCGGCAGGCCCGAAGCCGGCGATGCCGCGATCGATGAGCTCTACGGCGCCGCCGACCGACTCGAGCAGGTGCTTGCCCGATTCAGTCAGGGAAACCCGACGCGTGGAGCGCAGCAGCAGCGCGACGCCAAGCGCGGTCTCGAGCTCAGCCAGGCGACGGCTGACCGTGCTCGGCGGAAGGTGCAGGCGAAGTGCTGCGGCTGAGAAACTCTCGGTGCGAGCGACCTCGAGAAAGATCCTGAGGCTGTTGAGATCGGGCGACTGGGGGGATTTCATGCGTTTCCGGAACAATCACTTCCATGATCGCAGGATAATCGACTGACAGTTGAATTGATAGCTTCGTCGCATCCAATCGAAGGAGCCAATCATGACCACTCGCAGACAAGCCTTGGGCCTTCTCGCCGCCACGGCGCTGTTGCCGCTCGCCCCGCGCTTTGCCTTTTCCGCCGCGCCGTTTTCGACCGTTGCCAATGCCGGTTACTACCGCTTCCGCTTCGGAAAGTTTGAAGTCACCGCACTATCGGACGGAACGCTGGCGCTGCCGATGGCGAAGATCTATCAGAACGAACCGGAGGGCGAACTGCAGCGCAAGCTCGACGACAATTTCCTCGGCAAGGAACCGCATCTGTCGATCAACGCCTATCTGGTAAACGATGGCGAGCGCCTGGTGCTGATCGATGCGGGATCGGGCGCCCTGCTCGGCGCCGCAGCCGGCAAGCTCATGCGGCATCTCATGGCCTCCGGCTATCAAGCCGATCAGGTCGATGCCGTTATTCTGACCCATGTGCATGCCGATCACTCCGGCGGCCTTATCGTAGACGGAAAGCCCCAGTTTCCGAATGCCGAGATCCATCTCGCCGACCGCGAGTATCGTTACTGGATCGAGCGCGAGGGCGTGACGACGATGACGGAGGCACAGAAGACTGACTTCCAGCGTGCAAAGGATGCTCTCGCCCCCTACATCGCCGCCGGAAGGGTGACGCGTTTCGCCGACAATGCGAATGTGCTTCCGAACCTTGGATCGATCCTGCGGGCGGGGCATACGCCCGGGCATTCCTCGATCGTGCTTCAAGCCGATGACAGCCAGCGCCTGGTTTTCTGGGGTGACGTGATCCATGGCGACCATGTCCAGTTCGACGCCCCCGACGTCTTCGTCAGCTTCGATGTCGACGGAACGGCGGCGGCTGCGACCCGTGCGGTGGCACTGGCGGATGCGGCCGACGACCGTTACCTCGTTGCCGGCGCGCACTTGCCGTTCCCCGGTGTCGGTCACGTCGCCCGCGACGAGACGCTCTATCGCTTCGTCCCCTGGAACTACGTCGAATGACGCACAAGGCTTGCCGGTCGGGTATGCTTGGCCTCCGCCGACATCATCGGGTCACGAACTGACGTTGCGGATAAAAGTCACCACGTCTTCGCCGCCATTGATGTAGGCATAGGATTGGGCCGAGCTGAAGATCGTGAAGGAACCGCTGGTGTAGTACTTTTCCTCGCCGGAAAGTTCGAGCGTCAAGGTGCCCGCTGTCACGAACAGCATCTCGTGCCAGCCCTGCGGGTCGGGTTCGGCGTCATAGCGCTCACCCGGCGCGAGCGACCAGAGCCACATCTGGACCTCGTTTGCTGCGGGGGCGGAGGCAAGCAGCCGCGCTTCGCTGCGAACGTCCCGGCCGCGCCATGTCACTTCGTTGATGTTGTCGTGGGACTGGCGCGCGGGATCCCTGACGAGATCGACGAAGCCGACGTTCATTGCGGCCGCGAGCTTGTCGAGGCTGGAGAGGCTGATATTGGCATCGCCCCCCTCGACGGCGACGATCATCCGGCGGCTGATGCCGGATGCTTTTGCCAGCGCCGTCTGGCTCAGCTCGTTTGCCAGCCGGATCCGCCGCAGGTTGTCCGCGACGTGGGTCAAAACATCCGATCGATCTTGACTGTGCAATATATTGCTCATAGTGTCTTTCTACACTGATCGACCATCAACTGCCACCGGTATCACAAGGTGCTTCCGACGATGATGGGCCGCCCGTGCGAAGCTGTGCCTACACGAGGGGTGTCATGTCACAGGCGGCGACAATTCTCAACGCGAGCTCGACGGGGCTTTGCCCGCCGTGGCAGTCGCATGGTCGCAGTCTGAAAACTCACTCCGCGCTTTCGAGGGGACCTGGCATGAAAATTCGCGACTTTGGCGTCGAAATCTGGATGAACCGCTACGAGAACCATTGCGAATGGAACCTTGCCGAAACCTGCGTCGAGTCCCTGACCGTGGCGGAACTCCTGGAGATGGCAGGCAAGACGGACACGATCCTCACCGAACTGCTGCCGCTGAAGCTGACCTATGGCGCGATCGAGGGCTCCGAGCGGCTGCGCGGCCTGATCACAGGCCTCTATGCGAAACAGCGGACCGACAACGTCGTCACCACCCATGGCGCGATCGGTGCCAATGCTCTGGTGCATGAGACGCTGGTCGAACCGGGCGACCGCGTTATTTCGGTGCTGCCGACCTACCAGCAGCACTATTCGATCCCGGAATGCTACGGCGCTGACATACAGATCCTGAAGCTGACCGAAGAGACGGGATTCCTGCCCGATCTCGAACAGTTGCAGCGCCTGGCAATCCCGGGCACGAAGCTGATCGCCATCAACAATCCCAACAACCCGACCGGCGCGCTGATGGATCGCGCCTATCTCGAAAAGATCGTCGCGATCGCGCGCGCCGCAGGAGCCTGGATCCTCTGCGACGAGGTCTATCGTGGGACCGATCAGGAGGGCGACGGTCTGACGATATCGATCGCCGACCTCTACGAAAAGGGCATCAGCACCGGCAGCATGTCGAAGACCTTTTCGCTCGCCGGGCTCAGGCTCGGCTGGATCGTTGCGCCCTCAGAAGTGATCCAGGCCGTTTCTGTTCATCGCGACTACAACACCATCAGCGTCGGCATGCTCGACGACCACTTCGCGGCCATCGCTCTGGAAAACAAGGACAAGATCCTTGCGCGCAGCCAAAGCATCACCCGCACCAACCTCGCCATTCTCTCGGACTGGGTGGAGAGCGAGCCGCTGATCTCCTGGGTCAAGCCGCAGTCGGGCACGACAGCGCTTCTGAAGTACGACCTGCCGATGACCTCCGAAGCGTTGTGCCTGCAGCTGCTTCAGCGAACCGGTGTGATGTTCACGCCGGGCAGCGCGATGGATATGGAGGGCTATCTCCGGATCGGCTACGCCAACAATGCAGGCATCTTGCGCGAAGGCTTGAGGCGCGTCTCCGAGTTCCTGTGGGAGCAACGGGTAGCCGCGGCTTGAGGGGAGTTCCCATCAGGGCCCGATATCCAGTTCCGGGTAGCGGCGGAAGATGCCGTTCTCGTTGAAGGCCAGCCGCCGCGGTGAAGCGAGGTAAGCGGCGATGTTAGGTCGCGCTTTTACCGAGGCATGCAGCTTCAAAAGCTCGAGGTATCGCGGCTCATAGTGGCGCATCGCTCTTGGGAACGCATAACGGAGCCCCTCGATCACCTGGAACAGCGAGAGATCGACATAGGTCGTGGCGTTGCCGACCGAATGGCCGCTGCCCTCAGGGTTGTGCGTCAGAACGCGCTCGAAGTACCCGAGAAATTTCGGGACGCGGTTGGTAACGAATTCGAACGCGCGCGCCTTCGCCTCCTCCTTCTGCTCCTCGTAGTATTTCGAGGTGGCGATCGGATGGTGCGTGTCGTGCACCTCGGCGATGAAGTCGGTGATGGTGAGTTGCAGGCCATTGGCAAACCAGCGCAGCGTCTCGTCCTTTGGCAGGAGTTTCAGCCTGGGACCGAGGTAGAAGAGGATGTTCGCCACATGCGAGATGATCTGGCCGCCGTCCTGCAGGAAAGGCGGCGCGAAAGGAACGTGCGCCTCGCTGGTGCTTTCCATCAGCTTCAGCATTTCGCCGGTGCCGCGGCCCGGTTCGCGGGTGACGTCGATGTAGTCCGTGTCGGCGTCTTCGAGCGCCAGGCGCACGAATTCGCCGCGGCCCTGAATGCCATCCCAGTAATACAATTCATAGGTCATGGATGCCTCGTGACGTTCTCGATACCAGGCTGATATAGGCGGCTGCGGAGCGAGGACGAGGGCGGAGCCAAACATGGATGCGCACTCTGTCGAGCAAGCCCCGTCCCATGCTATGGCGCTACGCAGTTGTGTCGTCGGCCTGTGCCAAGGAAGCCCTCGTGAGCAAACCGAACTATCGCGACATTGCCAAGCTTGCGGGCGTCGGAACCGCGACGGTCGAGCGGGTGCTGAACGGCCGCGGCGGTGTTCGCCCGGAACTGGTCGAGAAGGTGGTGGTTGCGGCGCGCGCACTGAACTATCCGCGCACTCTGCCCGATGCTCATCGCGGACTGCTGCGCATCGACGTACTGATGGTGCGTCCGGAGACGACCTTCTATCGCCGCTTGTCGCAGGCGTTCCAGCGGATCGCCGAGACGCTCGACCCGCTCGTCGTCGTGCATCGCAGCTTTACCGAGGAGATGAAGCCGGAGGAGATTGCCAAGCGAATTCACTCGTCCGACGTGCCGCGCGCGGGGCTGATCCTTGCTGTACCCAACCACCCCTTGATCACTGCCGCTGTCGAGGCAGTGGTCGCGCGTGGCGTGCCGGTGGTTCATGTCGTGACGCGGGCCTCGGATAAGTTGGGCGAGTTCGTCGGCATCGACAATCACGCGGCGGGGCGCACGGCTGCGCTCTTTATCGCGCGCATGGCGCGCCAAATCGGCCCTGTCGTCGCGCTATGCCACCCGATCTATCAGGTTCATCGTGATCGCCTCGCCGGCTTTTCGGACTATTTCGAAGCGCATCCCGGAGAGCGCCGGTTCGAATGGCTGGGTTTCACCCGCGATGAGGAACACTACGGTGCCGAAGCGTTGCGTTCGGCGCTTGAGATGTATCCCGATATGGCCGGGCTCTACAATGCCGGCGGCGCCAATGCGGCTTTGATCGACGTTCTTCGTCGGCATCCGCGCGGAAGTGAGATCTTCTTCGTCGGCCACGAGCTGACCGACTATACGCGCAAGGCGCTTGGTGACGGCATCATGGACGTGGTGCTCGATCAGGCGCCCGAGGCGCAGGCCCGTCGCGCGCTCGACCTCATCCTGCGCCGCATCGGTCTTTCGGAGATGGAGCCGGACAAGGCGCCCATTCGCTTCGTCACCATCACCGCCGAGAGCATTTGATCTAATTTGATCAAGGAAGCTTTCGCCGTTCAGAACGCCTCCTGCTAGATTTTTATCAAGAAGGAGGCCGGGGTTCTTTGGAGGAGCCGGACCGGAAAGCGGCGTCAAAAGCGCTCTCCTTCCTCAATGATTGTGCTGACCGCACGGCGGTCCGCTGGGAGGAGAGCGTCATGGATGATCTGAAGTATGGGACGCGCAACAAGCGTGGCGACTGGGCGCCGAACGAGCCGATCGAGACGGCGCCGCTGTTTGCCTTTCCGCCGAAGCTGATGGCGCTCGTCAAGTGGCTGCCACACTACTTCTTTCCGTGGAACGCGATCTTCGCCGCCTCGGCGGTTGCCTATTGGGCCTGGGTGATCCCACCGATCGAGACGATGCAGAGCCTAAGCTTCGGTTGGATCGCCCGGCTCTATGTCGTCAACGCCGTCTGCGTCTTCCTGTTCTACGGTGCCTTCGAACTGCACCTCTATGTGCTGAAGCGGCAGGAAACCCGCTTCAAGTATAACGGCAAGTTCCCGGCCGAGCAGAAGAGCAAGGCCTTCTGGTTCGAGAGTCAGAACCTCGACAACATCCTGCGCACGTTCCTGTCAGGCGTGACCATCTGGACCGCCGTCGAAGTCGGCATGCTCTTTGCCTATGCCAATGGCTATGCGCCCTGGCTGACCTTTGCAGACAATCCCTGGACGCTCGCACTTGTCGCGCTGGTCGTGCCTGTCATCCACGAGTTCCACTTCTTCTGCATTCACCGGCTCATCCACACGCCGCTGCTCTACAAGTGGGTGCATTCGGTCCACCACAATTCGGTGAACCCGTCGCCCTGGTCGTCGCTGTCGATGCATCCGGTCGAGCACCTGCTCTATTTCGGCACCGCGTTCTATCACCTGGTCCTGCCATCGAATCCGATCCTGATGCTCTACCAGCTTCACTATGCGGGCTTCGGCGCCATTCCCGGCCATGTCGGCTTCGACAAGGTCGAGGTTGGCGAAGAGACCCTCGTCGATAGCCACGCCTATGCGCATTACCTGCACCACAAGTATTTCGAGGTGAATTATGGCGACGCCCTGATCCCGCTCGATCGCTGGTTCGGCACCTGGCACGACGGCTCCAAGGAAGGCGAGGCGCGGATGCAGGAACGCTACCGCAAGCGCAAGGAAAAACTCGCGGCCCGCAAGGCGCGCAACACAGTCGGGGAGGCAGCAGAATGAGCAACGTGATCACCTGGGTTCCAGCCTGCAAACTGGACGACATCGAACAGGAAGGGGCAATCCGCTTCGACCATGCCGGCCGCACCTATGCGATCTATCGCGGCCCTGACGACAGCGTCTATTGCACCGCCGGTCTCTGCACCCATGAGGCCATCCATCTCGCCGATGGGCTGGTCATGGACTACGAGGTCGAATGTCCCAAGCATTCCGGCGCCTTCGACTACCGCACCGGCGAGGCGATCCGGCTTCCGGCCTGCGAGAACCTCAAGACCTACCCCGCCGAGATCGTCGACGGCGAGGTCCGCGTGGCTCTCGGCTAAGGCCAAGCACGCAAGCATTGACCAGGCCCGCAGGGCCTCCGGAACGCGCTCGGGTGATCCGGCACCCATTGGGAGGAAATCATGAAATCCATGTACCTGGCGGCAGCGCTTGCCGCCTTGATGGGAAGTGCTGCCTCGGCAGAGACGATCGGCGTCTCGATGCAGAGCTTCGACAACAACTTCCAGACCCTTCTGCGCGAGGGCATCAATGCCCGCGCCGCAGAGGTCAACGGCGCCAGCGTCCAGATCGAGGACGCCCAGACCGACATCTCCAAGCAGCTCAACCAGGTCAACAACTTCATCGCCGCCGGCGTCGATGCGATCATCATGACGCTGACCGATACCTCGGCTGCCCCCGGTATCAGCGAGGCTGCCGAAAAGGCCGGCATCCCGCTCGTCTACCTCAACCTTGAGCCTGAAAACCTCGGCAAGCTGCCAGCAAAACAGGCCTATGTCGGCTCCAAGGAAACCGACTCCGGTCGGCTGGGGGCGGAAGCCGCCTGTTCGCTGCTCAAGGAAAAGGGCAAGGCCGGCGATGCGCAGGTCTATATCCTGATGGGAGATCTCGCCCACCAGGCCTCGCGTGACCGGACCTCGTCGTTCAAGGAGACGCTCGCTGCCGGCGACTGCAAAGGTGCAACCATCGCCGACGAACAGTCAGCCGCCTGGACACGCACCAACGCGATGGACCTGACGACCAACTGGGTCACGGCTGGACGGCCGATCGACGTGGTCTTTGCCAACAACGACGAAATGGCCATCGGCGCCATCCAGGCGCTCAAAGCCGCTGGTGTCTCGATGGACGACGTGATCGTCGTCGGCATCGATGCGACGCAGGATGGCCTTGCCGCCATGGCCGCCGGCGACCTCGATGCCACCGTGTTCCAGAACGCCAAAGGGCAATCGGCCAGCGCCGTCGACGCCGCGGTCTCGCTGGTACGCGGCGAAGCTGTCGACAAGAATGTCTGGGTTCCCTTCGAACTGGTCACGCCCAAGAACATGGCCGACTACGCGGCGCGCAACTGATCCTCCCAGGCCGGCGCATTTCTCCTGCCTGCGCCGGCCATCTTTCTTCCAGCGGGATGAGTGCGCGCGGTCTTCCGCCCGCGTCCCGCTCCAACTTTTGGTCTACGGAGCAAGCCATGAACGGCATCGTCATCATCGGCGCCGGCGAAGCCGGCACAAGGGCGGCCTTTGCGCTGCGCGAAGCGGGCTTTTCCGGCAACGTGGCGCTCGTCGGTACCGAGCCGCATCTGCCCTACGAGCGCCCGCCGTTGTCGAAACCGCTTGATGGTGCTGTGCAGATGAAGCCGATCTGCGGTGCCGAGGCGCTTCAGGCCGCCGGCATCGACTATCGCCAGGGCGTGTCGGCGCTCAGTCTTGACCCGGATGCCCGCGCGGTCGCCTTGAGCAATGGACAGACGCTCGCCTACGACAGGTTGCTGCTGGCAACGGGTGCCCGCCCAAGACGGCTCCCCTGCCCTGGGGCCGAACGCGCACTCGATTTTCGCACTTATGCAGATGCGGCGGCGATTTTCTCTCGCGCCGAAAACGTCAAGAGCGTTGCCATCATCGGCGGCGGGCTGATCGGCATGGAACTTGCGGCGGTGCTGCGCGGCAAGGGCATAACCGTCAGCGTCATCGAAATGGCGCCGAAGCCGCTCGGCCGCGCCGTTCCGCCGCGCTTTGCCGCAAAGCTTCATACCCGGCACGAGGAGGAAGGCGTGGTCTTCTATCTCGGGCAGGGGATCGGTGAAATCACTGATGATGCCGTTCTGCTCGCCGATGGCAGCGCGGTGCCTGCCGCCATCGTCGTCTCCGCCATCGGGGTCGTTCCGGATACAGCTCTGGCCGAAGCGGCAGGCCTTGCCGTCGGAAACGGCATTCTTACGGACAGCTTCCTTCGCACCGGCGACCCGAACATCTTCGCCGCCGGCGATTGCGCCGCGGTTGCGCAGCCGGGCGGCGGCCACATGCGGTTTGAAAGCTGGCGCAATGCCCGCAACCAGGCGGAGGTCGCGGCCCGCAACATGGCCGGCGGCAGGGAGATCTTTGGCGCCATCCCATGGTTCTGGACGGACCAGTATGATCTCGGCCTGCAGGTCGCGGGCTTGCCACAACCGGACCATCAGATCGTGATCCGTCCACTCGACGGCGGCGAACTGGAGTTTTATCTCGACGGCGGACGCCTTGTTGCTGCGGCGGGTCTCGGCCTTGGAAACAGCATCGCCAAGGATATCAAGCTTGCAGAAATGCTGATTGCCGCGGGCATCAGCCCGGAGCCTCAAGCACTCGCTGATCCCGGCGTGAATCTCAAGGCGCTGCTGAAAAGTGCCCGGGCCGCCTGATGCAGACACTGCTTGTCTTTCAGTCGCTTTGGGCGATGGAGCGTCGGCATCCGGACGGCTTTGAGCGCAGCCTCGAAGAAAACATCGCCGATATCGTCGAGGCGGGGTTCGACGGCATCAGCGCACACTATACCAACCGAAATGACGTTATCCGTCTCAACGACGCGATCCGGGGCAGTGGATTGAAGATCGAGGGCGTCTGTTTTCCTCGGACTGTTGAAGACCTCAGCCTGACACTAGAGCTGGCCGCAGAGTTTCCGGTCAGCCATATCGACCTGCAGGCGGATATCCGTCCGCGTCGGGTCGAGGATTGTCTGCCGCTTCTTGACGGCTGGATGCGGCTTGCCGAGGGCGCCGGCGTGCCCGTCTATATCGAAACCCATCGCCACCGGATCACCAGCGATCTGCTGTTCACGCTCGACCTGCTCGACCGGCGGCCGGACCTGCCGCTGCTTGCCGATCTCTCGCACTATCTCGTCGGCCGCGAGTTCGCCTTTCCGGTCGAAGCGGAAAGCCACGCGCAGATCCGGCGTATCCTCGACAACGCCAAGGCCTTTCACGGCCGCATCGGCTCGTGCCAACAGATCCAGATCGAGATGTCCTTTCCGCAGCATCGACCCTGGGTCGACCTCTTCCGCGGCTGGTGGGGTTATGGCTTCCGGAACTGGCGCGACCGCGCCGCTGAAGATGCCGAACTGGTCATCACCTGCGAACTCGGCCCCAGGCCCTATGCGATCACGGATCGGTACGGCAACGACACGACGGACCGGTGGGCCGAGGCGCTCCTGCTTCGGCAGATGGTGCGGGACCTTTGGGTCGAGAGCGCGGAGGCCTACCGCGACGAACCGCAGGGTGCGCGCGCCTGACCTCGTCACTTAACAAAGGAGGGACGAAACGGCAGATTGTGCTCGAGGCCAAGCCAGGGCGGGTTCTCCGCATACATCTCGACGATCAGGTCCTTGATGAGCTCGATATAGCGCGAACTGTCGCCGGCCCGATGGTTGAGAATGACCGGCGAGGTCGCGCGTTCGCCCTCGACCATGCGGTAGTGGACGTCCGAACGGACCTGGCGTGCAGAAGAAGGGACGACACAGAGGCCGGCTTCCGAGGCGACGAGGCCGAGAGCGCTCTGGATTTCGCGCACTTCATGCACCTCGGCCGGGCGCACGTCCTCAGCGTGAAGCAGGCTCAACACATGATCGGCATAACTCGGGCGC contains:
- a CDS encoding glutathione S-transferase, with product MTYELYYWDGIQGRGEFVRLALEDADTDYIDVTREPGRGTGEMLKLMESTSEAHVPFAPPFLQDGGQIISHVANILFYLGPRLKLLPKDETLRWFANGLQLTITDFIAEVHDTHHPIATSKYYEEQKEEAKARAFEFVTNRVPKFLGYFERVLTHNPEGSGHSVGNATTYVDLSLFQVIEGLRYAFPRAMRHYEPRYLELLKLHASVKARPNIAAYLASPRRLAFNENGIFRRYPELDIGP
- a CDS encoding GntR family transcriptional regulator, which codes for MNQSFEWRSQSRLLDEVAQALRERIYAGVYAPGATLRQERIAAEFGISRTPLREALRVLERDGLVVNKPGSGVRVATADLPKLLDAYAVREAMDGVAARNAAERATSAEIKDLAKQVERQRKVVESWDPGAYTQSNVDFHEAIVSASRNMSLAPLGPLLRMTSQVFAPAFSLSSERASAAVAEHALIVEAIAARNLDEAEKLARAHINATATRLKALLEARETDKEA
- a CDS encoding DUF427 domain-containing protein, translating into MSDKSIKFPGPDHPITIDRNPERVVVKLGGRVVADTRNALILREASYPSVQYIPREDVDMSLLERSDHTSHCPYKGDASFYSIAIGDQLSKNAVWTYEDPHAAVADIRNRLAFYPDRVDSIEESRP
- a CDS encoding LacI family DNA-binding transcriptional regulator, which produces MSKPNYRDIAKLAGVGTATVERVLNGRGGVRPELVEKVVVAARALNYPRTLPDAHRGLLRIDVLMVRPETTFYRRLSQAFQRIAETLDPLVVVHRSFTEEMKPEEIAKRIHSSDVPRAGLILAVPNHPLITAAVEAVVARGVPVVHVVTRASDKLGEFVGIDNHAAGRTAALFIARMARQIGPVVALCHPIYQVHRDRLAGFSDYFEAHPGERRFEWLGFTRDEEHYGAEALRSALEMYPDMAGLYNAGGANAALIDVLRRHPRGSEIFFVGHELTDYTRKALGDGIMDVVLDQAPEAQARRALDLILRRIGLSEMEPDKAPIRFVTITAESI
- a CDS encoding MBL fold metallo-hydrolase; this translates as MTTRRQALGLLAATALLPLAPRFAFSAAPFSTVANAGYYRFRFGKFEVTALSDGTLALPMAKIYQNEPEGELQRKLDDNFLGKEPHLSINAYLVNDGERLVLIDAGSGALLGAAAGKLMRHLMASGYQADQVDAVILTHVHADHSGGLIVDGKPQFPNAEIHLADREYRYWIEREGVTTMTEAQKTDFQRAKDALAPYIAAGRVTRFADNANVLPNLGSILRAGHTPGHSSIVLQADDSQRLVFWGDVIHGDHVQFDAPDVFVSFDVDGTAAAATRAVALADAADDRYLVAGAHLPFPGVGHVARDETLYRFVPWNYVE
- a CDS encoding aminotransferase, whose amino-acid sequence is MKIRDFGVEIWMNRYENHCEWNLAETCVESLTVAELLEMAGKTDTILTELLPLKLTYGAIEGSERLRGLITGLYAKQRTDNVVTTHGAIGANALVHETLVEPGDRVISVLPTYQQHYSIPECYGADIQILKLTEETGFLPDLEQLQRLAIPGTKLIAINNPNNPTGALMDRAYLEKIVAIARAAGAWILCDEVYRGTDQEGDGLTISIADLYEKGISTGSMSKTFSLAGLRLGWIVAPSEVIQAVSVHRDYNTISVGMLDDHFAAIALENKDKILARSQSITRTNLAILSDWVESEPLISWVKPQSGTTALLKYDLPMTSEALCLQLLQRTGVMFTPGSAMDMEGYLRIGYANNAGILREGLRRVSEFLWEQRVAAA
- a CDS encoding helix-turn-helix domain-containing protein, coding for MSNILHSQDRSDVLTHVADNLRRIRLANELSQTALAKASGISRRMIVAVEGGDANISLSSLDKLAAAMNVGFVDLVRDPARQSHDNINEVTWRGRDVRSEARLLASAPAANEVQMWLWSLAPGERYDAEPDPQGWHEMLFVTAGTLTLELSGEEKYYTSGSFTIFSSAQSYAYINGGEDVVTFIRNVSS
- a CDS encoding LysR family transcriptional regulator; amino-acid sequence: MKSPQSPDLNSLRIFLEVARTESFSAAALRLHLPPSTVSRRLAELETALGVALLLRSTRRVSLTESGKHLLESVGGAVELIDRGIAGFGPADGTARGRLRVATSVAFARTFLPPILKRYAELCPEVQVDLQTTHNNVDLIGESVDVALRMGEPVDSEMIYRKIGSIEQRLYAAPAYCDGKSLSSPEDLMHVALVSHRTRMRRELAHWVLSDGSRIFTLERPPAIVVDDPAIGERLIAEGLGIGMLSDALAADGLAAGRLVPVLAEWSGPATHLYYLYHQQLGDLPKVAGFLRAVRETFRIRSE